The Gouania willdenowi chromosome 5, fGouWil2.1, whole genome shotgun sequence sequence TAGCTTTATTTGTCagatttcattgacaaataaagctgtgtatcaatggaaatgtacattatgttctctgataatgttacctagtggaaacATATAGAATGTAAAGACTAtaggtcctaaaactgaaccatgtggaactccatgattaactctggcatgtgctgaggagagattattgaCATGAACAAAGTAGTTACAAGTTATTTAAACACTAATCACAGTTTTGCAATAACTactgtcagttttttttaatgagcaaTAAGTGTTTTGCATTTTACCTTTGTTCTTTGTTGAGACATCGTAAGGTTTCACAGATCTCTTTCTTAAGAGTGGATACAGCTTCCTTGTAACCAGCGCCCTCCTGCAGCCCAAACACAAGAAAACCATTAGAGGAAAAACCCAGCAGCTTCACTAAATAGATACAGCTTCTCCAAAACATCACCTCTTCTTTATCATCATGTCTGCTTTTAATTTGGACATCAATAGTGAGCCTTTCTGCAGCCCAGGGTTCTCTGACCTGATGTAATAGATTACCTGCTCCTCTAGAGAGTTTCCTTTGTGCAGCTCCGTCATTACGGCATCTTCTAAATGAGAGGGAGTGTCTTCACAAGGCTCTGTGCACAAACTCcaaacacacgcgcacgcatGAATCTTAGCATATGTTTACCATGTGGTTTCTTATTAACAGAGTGCTATATTAAGGATAAACCTACATATGGTTCTGGAAGCTGCTGTCTTTGATGCACATGTTAGCACTAAGGTTAGTTATCGTTCCAGGATGAGAATCATCCCACAGCTGTTGGAGAGAATGCATctgaacagaaaaataaaacacagccACACTCTCTCATATAAACATGCAAACAAGTTTTTTCCTCAATACTATAGTGAATGAAACTGTCACAAGTTCTCTATTTAACAATATTCTGACTGTACCAGCTGTAGTGCATTGGTAGAATgtcacatatactgtacatctggTTTTGGACCAGTTGATACATCGCTAACATATTAGTGGTTTTTAAATGTACGTCAAACAACAATCAAGTAttatacaaacataaaaacagccttattttgaaaatcagcACAGCTCCTCTAAACTAAAATAACATCAGGATATGTACAAGAAGTGGCTTTGCTGGGTCTGTTAATAAGACAATGACCAAAAGTTTCAAAAACACGTCATTTTATGGTAGTGCAGTTTTCGTTTACAAAGAAAACTTTCAACTTAAGTTTCAGCTGACTCTTTCACTACAGCAGATTAGTAGTGGATTCAAAGGTACATGTGAGCTTGTAGTTACACACTCTTGATCAGCAGAACTCACTTTAGCTAATTCATCTTCTCGCTGGGCCTGAGCCTGTGTGACGAGGAGCTGCTGTCCATGCTCCTGCAGGAAGGATTTGAGCCGCTCCACCTGCTCTTGCAgagacagtaacacacacatcaGTATCCTTTGTAACAACTAGCAGGcgtctttcaaattaaaatcattGTGGAAATATATGgcgattaacaaaaaaaaaaaatctgcattaTTTCTGTAACTATCACTTGGATGAATATGACAGGACATGTTACAATGAATGTCTCATAAAATCTTAAATTACTCTCATTTTAGAGCTaaacccacaatgcattgcaagTTTTAATAAGATAAGGCTGATTACTAATTTTCCACTCTTAAATATTATCTTCCTTGATACAAGTCAACATAAGATAAGAGCCCATTATGCATGCTCCTAACTGACTGAATGTATCTTCTCTTCCACATTCTGAACTTCTACCTTTTTATACTTAATAATGTATTAAACAGACGTACCCGAGTCTTCTCTGTGGTCTGGACTCCAACCTGGACAGTGGGaatctgctgctcctgcagagCAGACTGTAACTCCTTGACCTTCTCCTGCAGGGACGCCACCTGATGCACACAAAGGTAAGAAGTACAGTAGCTACTGGATGGCTGAGCTAATTCAAATCACTGAATTAACTAAAATGCCaagaaaacatttgtaaaacaatttaaaatgaaatctacaaaaataaaaaggactGGTTCAGAGAGCCTGGTACAATataacaaatatcaaaaacaaaggACTATGAATAATAACAGCTCTTAAATGTATCAATGAACAGTATCAGTGAgtaaaaacaatgttatttgATTCTTTCACAGTGATTTCCAAAGTAGCTGCAGTATTCTTCTTCTTTGACATATTTTCTACGTTCTGTCTCGTCTACATTTCCACCTTTTCCTGCAGGGAGGTTTTCTCAGCATCCAGGCAGCGCACACGGCTTCTTAACGCTCGTATCTCCAGGTCAAGATGATCATTCGCCCCCTTCACCTTTCGCAGCTCAAccatttcttgaaaaaaaattaaaaaaaaatcaagactgTTTACTAATCCAAGAAGAACCTATCCCTTAATTTACTTTCCAGATAAtgaggcattttttttgttattattgttttcaaacatttttttaccaGATAGGTTAGATGTTTACCAATGTAATGAAGACGTACTCCTGATCCTTAACTATAATATGAAATAATTTGCAGTGAACATATATTTAACTGAGATAGACATTTATCAATCCCGCTACACTGCACACACTGTGTGCAGTGTAGCGGGATTGTGTGTGAGTGATCCTAGAGATTGTCTCTGATTGGAGGTGGTAGGTTTGATTGCTCAATGATGCTGATAAGAAGGTATAGCAAACAATCAtagattaaaaagagaaaaaaaataagtaaagtctCACCATACGTCTTCAGTTTTTCCACTTGGTGTCTGAGTTGCTCAACCTCCTGCTGTGCTGATTGAAGCTCAGGCTCTAAGAAAAATTATAACCACACAAGTTTTTTCTATCAGTTAAAACTTTGCCATCGAATTGTGTTCAGTGTTGATCTTGCTTGTAGTTGTTTAAAACCTCATTCTCTCAGGAAAATGACTGATGCTGCTACACATCCCTACGACGTCATTATCCTGTGTGTGTCTTCCACCTATTTTGTATTTTCCATGCATCTACTTTtctctttattatttatttattcattatttatagcagtggttccctttgcatttttgtcaaatcatgtgtacccctaCTTCACATTATAAGGACCCCCTCAATAATATAATATGCTGTGTATCAGCGGGCTCTCCAGAAAAACGCAACTttcatgtgattacttcaatagtaagtaaatactgtCTCCTTTGTTAAATAAAGCTAATTAATGTCTCCTCGTGTCAGAAGTGTGCTTAAATGGCCTATACAGCATACATTAttactgtttcaataaattaaaggagaatagtattttattgagcagcactactgttagtttgtggtaaatttgtcttttaaaaaaaaaaaagccttaaaaggaACTTGGAATGTTTTCCTGACTTTTCCAAAGCAATTTTAATTGACCATGTGCATTAATAATGCAGTAGACATaacatgtatttatatatgtCCCACAGTCTTACAATTTGCACTATTAGTATTTAGTTGTGTTCTTACTGTCTGCTCTTATATTGCGTTGCTGCAAAtttgaatttcccctctggggatcaataatggtgtattctattctattctattctatgttttcctcattttaaattaattgattcATGTTTCTGAGTATCCTGCAATCTACTCCTGTACCCCTTGATGGGAAGCACGGATTTATAGTATTCTGCTGGCCCTGAGGCACAAATTTTGTTTTACATGTTCTGACATGGAAAATGATCATAAAAACCTTGAATCAGATGAGGTATGAGCTGTGACAGTTAGTACAGACAGACTACTGTCTAATTATGACATGTGTCATTTTGAGAATGACAGTCTCCTAAAACCAGCTGATTATCTCTCACCATATGTTCGTTGGGTCATATGGGCTGACTCCAGCTCATCAGTCAAATGCCGGATCTCATTGTGAGCCATTGCCAGCCGGCGGGAGCCCTCCTCCAGGTCCCGCTCCAGGCGGGAGCACTGCTTCTCCAAACTTGACTGATCAGCTGCATGTCTGACCTGTGTCTACAGAGAGTATAAGCACTACACAGATGAGCAGATGCATATTTTACACATGACATGTAAGGAAAGAAGCAGAAAAACCAGCCAGAAGTTCATGCATGAAAAGAAGGGACGTGTAGATTCTTGTATTTCTGTCATGTAAAGTTTTGAGCATGTGTTGACAGAACATTGGAACAAAAACAGATGCTGCAGGTCATTAAGATTCAGACTGAAAAACAGTTtacactataaaaaaaaaaaaaatgtgcaaaaagacCTTAACATCAACTTACTAAGGTTAAACTAATCTCTGTCAAATTACTTTCAGTCATTTAGTAGTAACTCACAAACACAAAGAAGTGCTCATACATACAGGGATAAAGGTATGCTTGCTCTGTGAAGCTTTATGAAGTCCAAACAGTCTTCTCCAGGAGCTTTGTGCATGACGTAGCACCACCTTGTGACCTGTCTGTGAAATAACATTTGATGAagagtcacaaaaaaaaaaaaaacttcattagGAGACAAGACTTGATTGAAGAAATGGGAGTGTGTGTACATGTTGTCAGTATAGTTTGAGAGTAGGAGTTTATTAAAGAGCATTTGATGTTTAATTATCCCACAAGTTATGCGATGATAAAAAGTATGTCTTAGTTCCCACTGCACATCTAAATGATAAAGTTTATACCTACCGAAGAGTAAAACATGCATATCGTAAAAAGACAGCTCTATAAAGTAGGATTAACCTTTGAAAACATATGCAGACAAATAggagaaaaaagcaaaatgataaaaaagtcATGAGATTGAATTGAAAGGAAACCACACCGCACCAGCTATTTGCAGAcagagtgaaaatgacagagaagacATGAAtggaaatattattaataaatcaccgactaacatttttaatagcaaattgttgaaagaaatttAGCTGAAGATTCTGCAGAGAATGATGTCTGTCGGTGTCTTACATACTTCAGTGGTTAAtggtggaagtgcaaactaggccTCATTAATGATGAAGCAGCTGGTTTTCCCAGACCGTAACttgtggcccacttcagatcaaattagtccatgtttggcccctgaacttaaCCTGCTCACACACATAAAACTGCTCAGAAAACAAGGTTATAACTCTGTTTTCTGCTCTGACCTGGCGCCCACTAGTGTTCAACATCAGTGCTTCAGTGACCTGCAGGTGGGAGGAGCTTTCATCAAGCTTTGGTTTGGTGGGATTCTCACTGGTTTCCAGTAGGGATGCCCTCTCCACCAGCAGATAGGCTACCTGCTCACTGGGGCTACTGTGCATTAGCTCAGTCAGGCCCTGCTGGTGCAGCATTTTGGCCACCTCACTTATCTGAGCATCTGTTACCATGGAGacatgaggaaaaaaagaaacgctgttaataaatcagaattaataaatcagaaattatttacaaaagataaaataatctaataattaaactttttgctttgtatgaaatatattaatctaaagtgtgaaaaaaataatccttACAACtacattaatacatttaaacaatAGAGACATGCTTCCATTTTAAGTTTAGATTACAGATCATatctggcatttttttttaaatcagatgtaAAAAAACGAGATAATGTCTGATAATTTAGGCCACATACAAAAACATACTAATTTATACTGGTATGTTggggtttgtttgtgttctgtaagtcattgttttgtgtagttttagttgttgttttatgttttgttttgtttttaactctcgtgtctttgtgttcccaggtcttcctgctcgtgtctcctcctcccagtgatgtcattgGTTTGGGTTGGtagtgattagctgcctcatggtttgcacccaggtgtgacccattcccaatcaagcctccctcactatttatcAGAGTCTGGATACAGAATGATTGCTCGTAACCCTCCTCATGTGCTGTGGTGTTTTTGTCCCCTGCTCCCAAGTTTTTGTTAGTTAATAACaaacatggactggttttaTAAACACACAATGCCTGCCCGCTACCACCATCTTAATCTGCACTTGGGTCCTCCACCACCCCCCACCCTTCCTGACAGGTACGTCCTAAAACTACAGCTGTCTGTAAATTAAGTAgaataacaatttaaataattgtcCCACGCACCTTGGTCTAAAAAAATTGGATGAATCCATTTAGATGCGGccaagtgagtgagtgagtggggTATGTGTTTTTcgtgtgtccttatttttcttccagtatctcaggaactacaccacataggcAACTGAAGATTTGCATAGTAATAAAGCTCCACATACTCCcttagaatataaaaaaaacatttgatatacatcctatctggtgaaCGTGCCAGCATATGCCTCAGCGCCCTGTAATttcatcagctttgagctatgtatataaactgttcaaatcactaatAGTCACATGTATGCATCAGTTCTTGGGTGACCATCTCTTGAAATCtgggaaaaaaatgcttttctaTATTTCATTGGCAGTGGCGATCAAAATGTAACACGTATAAATATACCggcattctatctgtacgcaacacccctcattggccagtttaggtcacgtgataggtgcaccaagTGAcccaaactggccaatgagacgCTATGCACTTGTACTTCAGTTTGTATTAATACGTTAACTACagtacagactaactaacccaaaCCGTAACCCTAGTGTCATCTTTTGTACGGATAAAATGCCGGTATATGGATATGTATTATGAACTAGGAGAAACTTCCTATTTCATTGGCCCCTAACTGcgtgtgggaatgtaagaaaaatctAACTTTaagatatgtgttttttttttttatattaattgttaaattgtacaaacatgttaaatgttggtgactagtaaaataggaacgtGATTCtgtgaaatgtgaaataaaGCTTTGCATGTTGAAACCTTACCATTTCCTACCTACTTAACATTGTACTGGGTCACATTGTTGCCTCACTTATTGCCAAATGGTTCTAGCATCAATCCCATGTGGCCACTGTCTGTGCAaagttttgttatgtttttcaaAACCTGCTGTGCTGGTCATTAAGATCTATCAAACCAGTATAAATACAAGCACATCATTAGAAGTGACCTGAAAACTACCCGATCTTTATACACTGTGGAGGGATGTTGAGGATGTAGATGtgcaaacaacagaaataaaacaagtgTGCACATTTCTTTAACTGTAATGCCCTGTCAAAACTACTCTGGCTACTTCTCTAATTTGTTCTATAGATGACTTACTAACCTTGAAGAGATATGAGGCGCTTAAGCTGATTTTTGAGCTGATCGTTTTCATCCTGTATCTCTTGAGCCAAAACATCTTTGTGCTGAGTGAAGATCCGGATCTGCTCCAGCGACTTACGAACCTTTTTACCAGaaacgcagacacacacatctgttttttttttgttttttttgctttcatcCTGAATCATTCAAATGACATCTCTGAATTTGTGTAGTTGCTGATTAGTTGAGCAGTGGACCCCATTGGGATCCAAGAAGATATGCTATTGCAGGGGTGCCCAAGGTAAGGCCACAAGCTCGCTCACATACCCAAACACTCATTTGTGTGGTCACAATGTTAAAACGTCTATTTGGTAAATGAGTTCAACTACCTCTGCCATTTCTCCACAGTGCTGTGATCTCTGCGTTTCCAGGTTATTTGTCACTTTGATCAGATGATCCTTTGTGTGCTGGAGAGCGCGCCATAGTGCACACAGCTGAGCTTCTTTAGAGCCAGTGACACAGCCCTCCTCAGTCAACCACGCTGCTATCAGCCTCAGCTCCTGTTAGGGATGAAACGAGTCACCTTAGAGAAGACACTTGAAGAATAAGttgtatgtaaagctacatacgcAATAgttttctgcatttaacccatccctgaggagcagtgtaGCACCCGGGGGCTCAACATCTCACAGTGGGATTCTAACCAGTGACCCACGAatacaagcctgcttccttaaccactggGCCACCGCTGTAAGTAAACTTCTCATACTTGTTGAAGCCATACTTTGCTTATTCATATTAGTTTATCCATCCATAAATCTAATTACTGATAGGATATGGGCttagaaaaagaaataaatacgaGAGGGGAAAAAAGCTTTGTATTACCAACGCCTTTGGAGAAATGGTTGCAATAATTTACTTTGAAGAAGTATTTTCAGATAGTGAGCAGACAATAAAActcaaatgtatttctataccAGAGGATTTCatgcacaaggcaactcaaCACAGGGCAAACCAGGGGACATACAATAAATGAGTATTtaatacagtaaaacaaaactaaattctAAAATAATCCAAATTATCATAAGGGAATGTTATAAAACaccaaatgtacaaaataaaaaaaaagggggaaaaatgcAACAAAGTAATGAAATAGTTTAAAAGGATCTTAAAGGTTTACAATGAAAGGAAAAATTAAAGACCAAACAATACTCATAAATATATTAGATTATTTCAACcaattacatacagtatctaaACCTTATGACACACTAACAACTTATAAAATCAGAACATTAGGAACTTGTTAAGTgtagaaagaaaataaactcTTTTAACAAATGAGACAGTCAAGCACTAAAACAAAAATGCGCCACATTAAAGAAGAGTTGgataataaacagtatttagaaaAGGTTGAGCTTGTACAAAGAAGTGATAAAGTATGTAGATGAGGAGTTCTGGTGCTGAGCTCTGAAACACGCTCAACAAAGTGTTAAATCTCTGCTTTTCACCCGCCCGTCTATAAACTGCTGTGAACAAACGTTACATGGCGTGTGAATTTACCTCAATTTGATCCATTAGTAGCCACGTAGACGGAAAAAACACCGCTAATCACCTTTTAACACCCATTGTAGAAGTCTCCCCCAAACAAGAGAACCGTCAACATTAAGGACTAGCTTTTTATCATAGTACGTAACGGACAGCTGTGGAATGCGTTCACTGTGCTGCAGACAAAagaccaaacacacagacaacGACAGCTAAAATACACCACAGGCTTAAGATGAAGGtcttttaagtaaaaaaataaaagtatttgacTCTGATAAGCTGTGAAGAGACGCTTCTTTAATGTACAAACCTACTTACCAGCAGAATTGTATGTTTTCCCAGGGTCTGTGAATGTCTCATGGTGTAGCTCTAGGCTGCTGTAAAACCTCCAAACCTCTTTTCGTCTCAAatatatggaagcccattccgccagttaaaaaaaaaaaaaaaaaaaaaactcgggaaagtcattattatgaaatactgagtcataattagattttttatattttactttttgcTTTTCAGTCGTATGCATCTTTTATTCAGCATAATCCTAGAGGCGCTACTGCAAATGATGCTGACAACATTCTGTGTGACAAGAGTTTATATACgtaatgtatactgtatatatgaaaaTGCAGGTAAATAGTAAACAATAGGTATACATTAAAGAATAGTCAAGTTTAAACTTggggtttttgttgtaaaagtcTGTCATACTGAAAGTTGCCTCCTGGTAAATGTGGAGCCACTTTGTAGGCCTATCACCACCAAGGAGGTCACTggtgtttatacatttttctattCGCAGGATTACGTCAGAAGCACCGTACAGATTCTAACAAAATGTGAACCGAAGATTGACTTTACGCCACGtaagattttattaatatttggaGTGGATCTGCATTAATGTACTGATTTCTGATCAGTTTGAATAATCCAGAAATCCCCATCTCTCGTCAttagagaaattaaaaaaaaaaaaattgttcgtAATGGACTGAACGTAAACGAAAATTTGACTTGGTTATGCTGGGTGGTGGTTGCTCAGTTACCCCAGTGAGTTGCATCTTGATAGgatctggattgtgcatttcGTTGCGATTTCTTTCaagaaaaaaatgggggtgcctaTACATTACTTACTGTATCAttatggggatagaaatttcttatAAGCCTTTACAGTGTGAGTAATCATGGTACAgcatcattgatccagataacaaatatctggcaaagaggatgtGTTGAGTTCTGTATATGTTGAGCTAGACATTTTGTCAGGTCACCAGATCAATACTTGCCAAGCTGGAGAAAAACCAGGCAACCCTTTCAATCGTTTACGTATAGATGATTAGTGAATTAATCTTCACTGCATCAccaaagtggatttttttttttttttttttttttttttttaagttgtttaaCCTGAACTTGATACATGAATGTGCATACAATAGTATTTAGTCCTTTGATTTAGGGACTTGTTAGTGAGTTTACCAGCAAGTCATGTGAATGTGAGGGAATGAGTTTAAAACGAGgtatatttaatttttgcaTCTGAAATTGCTTGTATGAATTGATTAATCAGCTAAGTCATGTGATGTTATGTAATACATTTTGCCACCCCTTTTGCAGATTTAGATCTTGCCCTGTGAGAAACTCTCAATCTGCCATatgttttctattttctttCAGTAAGTTGttttgttctaaaaaaaaaaaaaagaaaaatgcagtGAATGGTATTTTAAAATATTCCTTGAAGGAAAGCAGAATTGTGTGCAGCACTGGATGAGGATTGTCTACTTTTATCAGTACAAACgacttcaaacacatactgttATGAGGTTACATCTCTAAACTAAAAATGgtttattttcttccccttAGCAAACACggctttgttgtgttttgtcctTGATCTCAACTGGTTTAATGTAAGCTTTGAAGAATACGTGCAGACGCCTGTGCATCCCAAGGGAGGCAGTTCTTGGTGGTGACTTGGTCTGACCACAGATGTGAAGGGAGGGCAGGGGAAAGTTGGAAGGAAATGTGTTTCGCAAGAACTCCTCCTTTTTCTAACTCTACATTCTTCCTCTGCACTCACTGAGATTTGGAGCTAAAACTGTCCGTTGTGAAAGAAACGAGAGAAAAAAGAAGCCATTGTTGGTTTTGTGGAAGATTACTGAAGTGACGAGCTGTAACGTACGTCCTGAACAAAAAAGTTCAagcctgactttttttttgggtaAGTCCCGTGAgatgaatgtgatgaaatgaaCTAGATGCATGACACACCCAGTTATGGTCAACCTAATGAGAAAGACAGAAGTTTTATTTACTTATCTGCACATATCATTAACTGAGGTCACCGTGTATGTCTGTTCCAGATACGTGAGGTGCTTTATGTAAAACAGAAGCTGCCCAATGCAATCAAACGCATGCCTGCAGAAATGCCTCACAATTTAATAGCAGCAGGGTCATTTATCTAGTAAATATGCACAATGCAGGACCGCACTACACaattgtgtataaaaaaaaatgttaaaacctTAATGGAAAGTTATCTACATTACATATGAGCACAGAAACCTAACCATCTTTAAAATACAATGCCATCACGCCCATGGTTTTGAAATGCTATACTGCACATGAGTCattaaaaccctttttttttctttttttttttgtcattttggtcaCTGATAGTTGGCATCAGTTTCACTTCTCTCAATGTTTTTCCACTGTAGCCTTACTTTAGTGCATAAACCATCACACAGAATGGTTGAAAAGAcgtgtattgtgtatttctataatcTATCTCACAGATCAGCAAGAAAATCACTAACATTGACGGGTAACGATGTTTTAAGCCTATGGTCACTCATCGTGGCACCTGTTGGGTGGGATACTTTAGGCAGCAAGTGAACATCCTGTACTTGAGAGGAAAGAGAAATGCGTGGGGATTGGACAGTTTGGAGCTGAATTTTCTAAGACAAAAATCTTATCTTTTGTTGCAAATTTGGAAAAAGTGTTGTGTGAAAATACAGAAGTAAGTGTCAGAATGGACCATGACTGATTGTAAATGCGACTTAAATCGTAGCCACAGATTGTCAGTGATGTGGTAAATGCATTCAGTTTTCTTCTTCAGCCACACAGAGGAGCTACTGTTACTGGTTTTCAATGTGTATCCGGTTAAAATGTCACATTGGAAAGGGGAATCTCTTAAACATGTGTGCAACACGGTTTGGTCTCCGTGATAACAGTTGTTAAATTATGCTAATCTTGTACTTTGTTATGATGTCAACATTTCAGGATAACAAAGTAACAGCTATTTATGCCACCATGGCTTGTCTTCTCGTGTCTCTAACTGTGCTGCACCTGGGAACCTTGGCCATGCTCCTCATTGCCACCCTGGAGA is a genomic window containing:
- the LOC114463367 gene encoding coiled-coil domain-containing protein 30 isoform X3 produces the protein MDQIEELRLIAAWLTEEGCVTGSKEAQLCALWRALQHTKDHLIKVTNNLETQRSQHCGEMAEVRKSLEQIRIFTQHKDVLAQEIQDENDQLKNQLKRLISLQDAQISEVAKMLHQQGLTELMHSSPSEQVAYLLVERASLLETSENPTKPKLDESSSHLQVTEALMLNTSGRQTGHKVVLRHAQSSWRRLFGLHKASQSKHTFIPTQVRHAADQSSLEKQCSRLERDLEEGSRRLAMAHNEIRHLTDELESAHMTQRTYEPELQSAQQEVEQLRHQVEKLKTYEMVELRKVKGANDHLDLEIRALRSRVRCLDAEKTSLQEKVASLQEKVKELQSALQEQQIPTVQVGVQTTEKTREQVERLKSFLQEHGQQLLVTQAQAQREDELAKLWDDSHPGTITNLSANMCIKDSSFQNHILCTEPCEDTPSHLEDAVMTELHKGNSLEEQEGAGYKEAVSTLKKEICETLRCLNKEQSKYFEMRERHRVKLCRAKQKFADMTDCYNKKIKHLERELSLCSHSLLKKKELMQNMNEENEKLLFERSRLLLKLDEEEHNKKATQLSSLLSKHRLQFLEEENMKLGNQVSHQSNQLAVLQRCLKKVQLLPFAEEVKKSLNQQLFFTPPPEQTLSGMQLTQRSSLDGDRNGDDTLTGGTSSSGSCSLGPLCRSAEMGYLNVTTQSHTDSSSHQVAHSFDDSLPT
- the LOC114463367 gene encoding coiled-coil domain-containing protein 30 isoform X1 produces the protein MDQIEELRLIAAWLTEEGCVTGSKEAQLCALWRALQHTKDHLIKVTNNLETQRSQHCGEMAEVRKSLEQIRIFTQHKDVLAQEIQDENDQLKNQLKRLISLQDAQISEVAKMLHQQGLTELMHSSPSEQVAYLLVERASLLETSENPTKPKLDESSSHLQVTEALMLNTSGRQTGHKVVLRHAQSSWRRLFGLHKASQSKHTFIPTQVRHAADQSSLEKQCSRLERDLEEGSRRLAMAHNEIRHLTDELESAHMTQRTYEPELQSAQQEVEQLRHQVEKLKTYEMVELRKVKGANDHLDLEIRALRSRVRCLDAEKTSLQEKVASLQEKVKELQSALQEQQIPTVQVGVQTTEKTREQVERLKSFLQEHGQQLLVTQAQAQREDELAKMHSLQQLWDDSHPGTITNLSANMCIKDSSFQNHILCTEPCEDTPSHLEDAVMTELHKGNSLEEQEGAGYKEAVSTLKKEICETLRCLNKEQSKYFEMRERHRVKLCRAKQKFADMTDCYNKKIKHLERELSLCSHSLLKKKELMQNMNEENEKLLFERSRLLLKLDEEEHNKKATQLSSLLSKHRLQFLEEENMKLGNQVSHQSNQLAVLQRCLKKVQLLPFAEEVKKSLNQQLFFTPPPEQTLSGMQLTQRSSLDGDRNGDDTLTGGTSSSGSCSLGPLCRSAEMGYLNVTTQSHTDSSSHQVAHSFDDSLPT